The DNA sequence AGAAGAGCGCGGCGCGAGCCATCGACGCGAACGTGCTCCGCGCGCATGTGCGCTTCCTCGCGGGGGACCTGCTGGAGGGCCGAGGTCCGGGGACTCGCGGTGACGCGCTGGCGCAGGCGTACATCGCCGCGCAGTTCGAGGCCGCAGGACTCCAGCCCATGGGCCAGGACGGCACGTACCTGCAACCCTTCGAGCTGGTCGGGCTCTCGGGCCATCCAGACACGATGTCCTTCCGCGCATCCGGCGCGGCCCCCGCCACCGAGCTGAAGTTCCGCGACGACTTCATCGCCGTCTCGGGTGTGCAGGCGCCCGAGGCGAAGCTGGAGCAGTCCGAGCTGGTGTTCGTGGGCTACGGCATCGTGGCGCCGGAGTACGGCTGGGACGACTTCAAGGGCGTGGATCTGCGCGGCAAGACGCTGCTCATCCTCAACAACGACCCCGAGGATGATCCGCGCCTGTTCGCCGGGCGCACGCGACTCTGGTACGGCCGCTGGGATTACAAGTACGAGCAGGCCGCGAAGATGGGGGCCGCGGGCGCCATCATCCTCCACACGCAGCAGAGCGCGGGCTACCCCTGGCAGGTCGTCCAGAGCTCCTGGTCCGGTGAGCAGTTCGAGTTGCCCGCCGCCTCAGGCCCGCGGTTGGAAGTGAAGGCGTGGACCACCGAGGACGCCACGCGCCGCGTGCTGAAGCTCGCGGGGCAGGACCTGGACGCGCTCCGAGCCTCGGCCCAGAAGCGCGAGTTCAAGCCCGTGCCGCTCGGCGTGACGGTGTCGGCGAAGTTCGCCACCCAGGTGCGCCGTCGCCCCACGGCGAACGTGCTGGGCTTGCTGCCTGGAAGCGATCCCACGCTCAAGCAGGAGGTCGTGCTGTACAGCGCGCACCATGATCACCTTGGCATGAAGGCGGACCCCAAGCCGGGCGAGGACGCCATCTACAACGGCGCGGTGGACAACGCCTCGGGTGTGTCCGCGATGCTCGCCGTGGCCCGTGCGTTCCAGCAGCTGTCCTCGCCGCCGCGTCGCTCCATCCTCTTCGCCGCCGTGGCCGCGGAGGAGCAGGGCCTGCTGGGTTCCCAGTTCCTCGCCGAGCACCCGCCAGTGCCGCCGGGGCGCATCGCCGCGAACATCAACATCGACGGCGCGAACATCCACGGCCGTACGCGCGATGTCACCGTCATCGGGTTGGGCAAGTCCAACCTGGATCCGCTCATCATCGCGCTGGCGAAGTCGCAGGGGCGCGAGGTGAAGGCGGATCAGCTGTCGGACCGGGGCTTCTTCTACCGCTCGGATCAATTCAACTTCGCGCGCCAGGGGATTCCGGCCGCGTACTTCGGCAGCGGCATGGACTTCGTGGGCCGGCCCGAGGGCTGGGGCAAGCAGCGGCGCGAGGAGTGGGAGGCCCGGCACTATCACCAGCCCTCGGATGAGCTGCGCCCGGAGTGGGACTGGTCCGGCGCGGTGGAGGATGTCCAGCTCTTCTTCCTGCTGGGCGCCCAGGTGTCGCGCCTTCCGGAGGCCCCGCGCTGGAACCGGGGCGACGAGTTCGAGGCGGCCCGCCTGCGTGCACTGGAGGCGCTCAAGACGCAGGCCGTCACGGGCGAGGCGGGGGCCCGGTAGCGCCCGTCCGTTTTCCTCCAGACGGGCAGGCACGATCCTGCGTCGCCCCGACGTGCGGGGTGTTAAATCCA is a window from the Myxococcaceae bacterium JPH2 genome containing:
- a CDS encoding M28 family peptidase is translated as MSHFWPLLMCLGAGPALAAGSAPSVTPAEKSAARAIDANVLRAHVRFLAGDLLEGRGPGTRGDALAQAYIAAQFEAAGLQPMGQDGTYLQPFELVGLSGHPDTMSFRASGAAPATELKFRDDFIAVSGVQAPEAKLEQSELVFVGYGIVAPEYGWDDFKGVDLRGKTLLILNNDPEDDPRLFAGRTRLWYGRWDYKYEQAAKMGAAGAIILHTQQSAGYPWQVVQSSWSGEQFELPAASGPRLEVKAWTTEDATRRVLKLAGQDLDALRASAQKREFKPVPLGVTVSAKFATQVRRRPTANVLGLLPGSDPTLKQEVVLYSAHHDHLGMKADPKPGEDAIYNGAVDNASGVSAMLAVARAFQQLSSPPRRSILFAAVAAEEQGLLGSQFLAEHPPVPPGRIAANINIDGANIHGRTRDVTVIGLGKSNLDPLIIALAKSQGREVKADQLSDRGFFYRSDQFNFARQGIPAAYFGSGMDFVGRPEGWGKQRREEWEARHYHQPSDELRPEWDWSGAVEDVQLFFLLGAQVSRLPEAPRWNRGDEFEAARLRALEALKTQAVTGEAGAR